The Pochonia chlamydosporia 170 chromosome 3, whole genome shotgun sequence genome contains the following window.
TGACTAGGTTGCTCTCAGGGCCCGATTTCTGTTTATTTTCGTGGCAACGGCGCCGACGAAGCCGACACTCGGAGTTTAGACAATTCAAATACCAAATCTCCAAGTTGTCAATGGTCGGTCAATGTGTGTTGCCCCATTTTGGACCGAGGTGCAACTGCGTGCTTCTCCACACCCAGCGGAATATTGGCGCGTGGAGTTCAAATTGATGGCGGATCCGACAGCATGGTGGGCAGAGTGTCTGGAGACTCCGACTCTGGACAACTGAgacaagccaccagacaatTCAAGCCTTTCCACCTTGTGGGGGATGGCCCAGCCGCCCGCAAGGAGCATGATGGGGGAAAGGGGATGGTGTGTTGGTGTGGTGTTCAAGATTGGCTTGCTGGCGAACCCGGTCGCTTTGTCCCGGTAGTTGTGGATGTTGCCGCCGTACTCACTTTATTCTCCACGGACTTCGTTCCTAGGTCGTTTTATGCCCTCCACCTTCAAGTTGGCCACACGTCACCAAGCTCCACATACCGCGGTGAGATGCGTGAGTCTCCGAGGTCAACCAAACAGAATGGTAAAATTGTCAAGACTCCGTAGTTGGCCCGTTGTGTTTGAAGCTTCCGTAATAATTTGACAGGCTGTAGTCTCCAACATTTCAGAGCCAATGGTATCTTCCTACATGACCATTAGCACCTGGGTCAGCGCTGTCAGCCATGGATGCTGGATATTCTCTCGTGATATCCTCAAGGTCACCCTTACAGCGATGTGCCGGTTGCTGATTTGACCATTGCATATCATTAGGCAAAGATATTATAGGTTTATTAATTACATTTTGTTATGCATGCCGCCCGTGGATTCGTGAGGTGACTGGTGGCTCTGGATATTCGCCATCATCGGCGCACCTTACCCATCGCAGCTAACGACGAGTCCTATTGTCGATAGACGATGCTGGTGCTTATTCATGAGCCACTCGTGAGTGAATCCAATTCAGGGGACCATGTAGCTACTGCTTCACACCCCTCCGGAACTCGATATCGATCTCTGGCATTACACGTTTGCCAGAGGACTTCGCGAATCTCAATAAAGACTTGTTCGACGGCATCGATGGCCCAGATCACATCCAAATGCTCGTAGTCTTTGATCACCTTGCTGTGCACCATTTTCACATGTGGCTCTCGTCCTTTCGTGAACCGTTTCAACAGTCGCTCGCCATCCACGAGCTGGTCATTTCCACAAACCCACAAAGCGAAGGGTGGAACTCGTTCGTTGTACCATGGACCGCTTGTTGGCAAATAGCCATTTTGCGGAATATTGCCCGGTTCGCCCTGGTTTGTAGTCATGGTGCTGCGTTCAAAGGACTCTTCTATAGTGGTCTCAACAGCATGTCCATCCTCTCGCTCCTCCCATTTAACGACCTCCTTCGTGGACAAGATGCATTTGTGTTTAGCGAAACCGTCCTGGCCGAGCCACCACCGCATTGTTTCTGCACTGACATATACCGGAGCGAATTGGAAGAGGCGGTTTCTCAGCCCCCTATCCCACCTTGCGTCAGACCAGtcgaaaagaaaagaaaagaccTTATATCCCAGCCAGCCATATACCTTGGGGTGTAATATTGAgtgcatttgcatcatgaaCGGTATGAAAGCGTGTATTCCAAACATCATCTGGAATAGAAATGGCGAAATATTGCGCATAAATTTGAAGTAAAACTTCCCTATGAGCGGTCCGGCATAGGCTGCTGGGGCTAGACCACAGAATACTGTCAATTTCTCTCCAAATTCTGGACGCTGATCCTTTGATAGAGCAATCAATGTCTCAGCGGTCCCCTGTGAGTGGCATATAAGCCCGATCTTGTCAAATCCAGTCTCTTGGAGGACGCGTGATGTTAGTGCTGGCAAGTCGAAGACGCCCATCTCTCGAATGTTCCAACACCACATTCGTGGATCAGTTTGAACGAATGATTCATGGGCAGGGCTAAATCCGCACCGATTGTTGCCCAGccagacatcaaatccagATTTGCAGAGCCAGAATGCCAGTGAGTCATCATCGTTGCTGCAATAAGCTCCAGAGCTTTGCAATAGACCGTGCATTAAGAGAACTGGAAACTTTGGTTTCTTCTCGTTGGACTTGAAGGTTTTCCGCGGGCCGCTAGTATTCGAGGCCGCATTGGCCCTGGATGTGGTGTACTCCCTAGGGTCGTACACATGCCAGAGGTCGATCAGAAAGCCATCGTCCGTGCGAACTTGGAACATGTCAACATCAAGTCCAACTCGCCTCGCATAGTATCCAACGTCGCACACGATCTTATCGCGGCCCCCCTCCGTTGGAGGATATTCATCGGCAGTCCCTTCTTGGTCACCGCCAATTTTTTCCGCCGAGGTGCGGTGCTCCCATGCCTTTCTCTTCTGCCTTCGAATGTCTGCCCTACGGCATTCCTCTTCATAAAAGGGTCGTTGCCTCTTAATATCTCGCAGCGTCAACTTGTAAAACAACTTTTTGGTGACCCTCGGAACGCTCGTTATAAGCGAGGCTATCACAATGAAAACGAGAAATGAGAGGCTCAAAACAAAGGCAGAGAGTCTAAAAAGTATACACCGAAAGCGGCTTTTGAGCGATGGAGGACCATAGAGTGGCAATGAGGGAAATAATGGGCTATTTTCCG
Protein-coding sequences here:
- a CDS encoding ab-hydrolase associated lipase (similar to Neosartorya fischeri NRRL 181 XP_001260920.1) encodes the protein MAKPSEAKQPSGDDESKTTAHALSQADVQIKCQITKTVHSKPKTQAGSINGATTPLTNDGCSDSLSNGDSSHNDLGRDEIVIEDRTKDSVRQVGNHDVVRETEKHSKLLSRSGPAGELDVVPEKSNQETDGKNFQHDEEPDKILSENSPLFPSLPLYGPPSLKSRFRCILFRLSAFVLSLSFLVFIVIASLITSVPRVTKKLFYKLTLRDIKRQRPFYEEECRRADIRRQKRKAWEHRTSAEKIGGDQEGTADEYPPTEGGRDKIVCDVGYYARRVGLDVDMFQVRTDDGFLIDLWHVYDPREYTTSRANAASNTSGPRKTFKSNEKKPKFPVLLMHGLLQSSGAYCSNDDDSLAFWLCKSGFDVWLGNNRCGFSPAHESFVQTDPRMWCWNIREMGVFDLPALTSRVLQETGFDKIGLICHSQGTAETLIALSKDQRPEFGEKLTVFCGLAPAAYAGPLIGKFYFKFMRNISPFLFQMMFGIHAFIPFMMQMHSILHPKVYGWLGYKVFSFLFDWSDARWDRGLRNRLFQFAPVYVSAETMRWWLGQDGFAKHKCILSTKEVVKWEEREDGHAVETTIEESFERSTMTTNQGEPGNIPQNGYLPTSGPWYNERVPPFALWVCGNDQLVDGERLLKRFTKGREPHVKMVHSKVIKDYEHLDVIWAIDAVEQVFIEIREVLWQTCNARDRYRVPEGCEAVATWSPELDSLTSGS